Part of the Musa acuminata AAA Group cultivar baxijiao chromosome BXJ3-10, Cavendish_Baxijiao_AAA, whole genome shotgun sequence genome, GAATATAATCAGGGAGGTTGCAGGATTTGCTCCTTATGAGAAGAGGATCACTGAGCTTCTTAAAGTTGGGAAGGACAAGCGTGCATTAAAAGTGGCAAAGCGAAAGTTGGGCACGCACAAGCGAGCCAAGAAGAAGCGTGAGGAGATGGCCAATGTTCTCAGGAAAATGAGGTCAGTGTTCAGATTTTCCCTTTTTATTATCGTTTTCTTTACTAATTGTAAGATAACAGTTGTCTTAGCATTGGGGTTGGAGGCATACTTCATAATTTATATTATGAATTCATCATGGAAATATCTGATAGGTACCTTTGTGGCTAGAAATTGAAGCATTGTGGACTTAGCAATAAGAAGTACAATTAGCGATAAGGACTTGTGTAGGAATGGGTCTCTGATGATAGTTCAAAACTTCAAATACAGGCGGCTGGTCCGCTTAATACCGAATGACAAAGATGCAATGTCGGACAATACGTAAATAGACACGATTTGGTATTTAtacaatgaaaaattaaaatatcagTTTTCTGTGTTGGGTTAATCGCTTGCTATCATGATATACAAATGAGAAAAATTGTCTACCGTGCCGTTAAGTGCATAAATTTCTATAAATTCTATACAATTCTGTGGATTTTGGTGATTCTAATTACCCATCTGTTGTTCCATGTGGTCATCTAACTTGCAGGTCTGCTGGAGTTAGCGATAAGAAGAAGTAACCGGGGGTTTATGATCTCATGTCATTGGCAGGATCAGATGCACTAAAAATCGAAACTTTTTAGGATGTGTTACTTCTGAAATATTTTGTATTCCCTGTGCCTTTAACGCCAGGATGTGTTATTTCTGAAGAAGAATATTGAGGCTATGGATTCATGGTTTAACTAAAGTAGCAACTTTAGTTTTGATATTGATTTAGATGCATCcgttttattattatcatcaacATATCGCTGCTTGTTCTGTGATTGTTAATGCACAGATGTTCTGTCAACAGTGTGATTGATTGTGCAATTGATTAGATCTGTCGGTGTGTATTTTAGCGACACTTTTAGCATCTTTATGCATCAGCCAAAATGAAACGTCACAATCGGAAATATGAGGCTTTTCTATCCGTCCACACAAATATACTCAAATTAATATCAGTCTGATCTCTTCGAGAATTGTCACTTTGGATGTTATTTACATCCCATCTGCATCTGTTCATGAAGGTCAACGGGTCAACGCTGCTGTTTCTTCTACCCATGCAGGCCACGTTATTTATTAGCGTACAGGTAAAAAGGAGGACACCAGAGAGGGGTAAACAAGGTATTTCAAATTTCACATTTTTTTGATTGATGGGATCGACGGTCAGGATGATCCGTGAGTGCACTAAACGTGCGCGGCTTGTTAGCGTGGGACCGACCTCGTGCGCTCACCGAACCCGACAGTC contains:
- the LOC135651699 gene encoding large ribosomal subunit protein eL36y-like, with protein sequence MAPPQPNSGLFVGLNKGHIVTKRELLPRPSSRKGKTSKRVHFVRNIIREVAGFAPYEKRITELLKVGKDKRALKVAKRKLGTHKRAKKKREEMANVLRKMRSAGVSDKKK